Proteins from a genomic interval of Aspergillus flavus chromosome 7, complete sequence:
- a CDS encoding thiamine biosynthesis protein (Thi-4), with protein sequence MSVKRVLVIAGSDSSGGAGLEADQRVLAAHGCYALTATTGLTAQNTLGVQDIFVVPAEFVKKQINAGLEDIGADAVKLGMLSSAETIDIIAETLVTHQVPSVVLDPVMVSTSGSKLLPEAAVEKLRTKLLPLTTVLTPNIPEAKLLLKDAGLDVPEPEGLPDVLQLVKQVKALGPKAVLLKGGHLPLTKDHKTARNQDEATTVIDVLYDGQDITLFETDFLLSRNTHGTGCSLASSIAANIALGKDLKRAVHSAVRFVEAGIKTSFDIGKGSGPINHFHSVYTLPFAPGRFLEYALDRPDIRPVWQKFTEHEFVLGMGSGTLPVEKFKEYLVQDYLYLVQFARSNALAAYKAKNMESIAASAQIVLHIQRETALHLDYCTSFGLSKEEMEMTPETIACTAYSRYILDVGQSEDWLALQMALAPCLIGYGAIAQRLYTDKDTLRQGNRYWKWIENYVAEDYSEAVRLGSELLERHMREISPSRMEELIQIFIRATELEIRFWDMGLGAR encoded by the exons ATGTCGGTGAAACGAGTTCTGGTTATCGCAGGTTCTGACAGCTCAGGTGGCGC TGGCCTGGAGGCGGACCAGCGCGTTTTAGCTGCGCATGGATGTTATGCTCTAACTGCGACCACTGGACTGACAGCCCAGAACACTCTGGGTGTACAGGATATCTTCGTTGTCCCGGCTGAGTTTGTTaagaaacaaatcaatgCCGGTCTTGAAGATATCGGAGCGGATGCCGTGAAGCTTG GGATGCTTTCGTCCGCAGAGACAATTGATATTATCGCCGAAACGCTGGTGACCCACCAAGTTCCgtcggtggtgttggatcCG GTGATGGTCTCGACTAGTGGCTCTAAACTACTACCTGAAGCGGCTGTAGAAAAATTGCGGACGAAGCTTCTGCCATTGACAACCGTTCTCACCCCCAATATCCCCGAAGCGAAGCTGCTACTGAAAGACGCCGGTCTAGATGTACCGGAGCCAGAGGGTCTCCCGGACGTTCTTCAGTTAGTCAAGCAAGTCAAAGCCCTAGGCCCCAAAGCTGTTCTTCTTAAAGGCGGGCATTTACCTCTCACCAAGGATCACAAAACGGCGCGGAACCAGGACGAGGCTACCACAGTTATAGACGTGCTTTACGATGGACAAGATATCACACTTTTCGAGACAGACTTCTTATTATCTAGGAACACCCACGGCACCGGATGTTCTCTTGCGTCTTCGATCGCAGCCAATATTGCCTTAGGCAAAGATTTGAAGCGAGCAGTGCATAGTGCTGTTCGGTTCGTCGAGGCGGGAATTAAGACCAGCTTTGATATTGGAAAGGGAAGTGGTCCAATCAACCATTTCCACTCGGTGTATACACTACCTTTTGCGCC TGGTCGTTTCTTAGAATATGCCCTGGACCGCCCTGATATTCGCCCGGTATGGCAGAAGTTTACCGAACATGAATTTGTTTTGGGCATGGGCAGTGGCACACTTCCCGTGGAGAAATTCAAGGAGTACCTAGTGCAGGATTACCTCTACCTG GTCCAATTCGCTCGAAGCAATGCGCTCGCAGCCTACAAGGCTAAGAATATGGAATCCATTGCTGCA TCGGCGCAGATCGTCCTACACATCCAGCGCGAAACAGCGTTGCACTTAGATTATTGTACCTCCTTCGGACTATCAAAAGAAGAGATGGAAATGACTCCCGAAACTATCG CTTGTACTGCATACAGTAGATACATCCTCGATGTTGGTCAATCTGAGGATTGGCTCGCATTGCAAATGGCTCTTGCGCCTTGTTTAATTGGTTACGGAGCCATTGCCCAGAGACTGTACACGGACAAGGACACTCTTCGGCAGGGCAACCGTTACTGGAAGTGGATAGAAAACTACGTTGCGGAAGACTACTCGGAGGCAGTTCGACTGGGATCTG AACTTCTTGAGAGACACATGCGCGAGATTTCTCCGAGCCGAATGGAAGAGCTGATTCAGATCTTTATTCGGGCAACGGAGTTAGAGATCAGATTCTGGGACATGGGGTTGGGAGCTCgatag